The following coding sequences lie in one Apostichopus japonicus isolate 1M-3 chromosome 13, ASM3797524v1, whole genome shotgun sequence genomic window:
- the LOC139978549 gene encoding uncharacterized protein isoform X1, which yields MGVSCGFHLEQFFSSDFGWVACFQIKFSFFIFVLVICSSLESVHSECDFNTTVTDLNYNIGQNATMKCKLPVNLTKSKTDCRGENLKRLKDNMKYDRSLRSRKGDLVLTVYNITINDSMIYQCGYEGQDLKIQWICCFNLTISELDNSELEEEEETRTTSFIMTTGHTTRDSIIEPLTESSNSLINESITTTNMVTSEKSTKGEFNCALKNQATYQNVCENENVTFPIIENISKECNKSDDLPSGSSFIFTYRNLSCTWNCFKLDASCNESHVTKVKNPSDTNEDIVNIIFFILCGVMIVLLSLTICLCFYLFADKERTEKVNASSNYSHTLPNVRDVEKKNNNNVRLTSFSSCKIEETEDVDGSQIDHVEIRTLEEGWETNVAYETVDRSQCESDYAVLEEETLQSHESDRESSPLKSKAAEPYSMQSLYESVIE from the exons ATGGGTGTTAGTTGCGGATTTCACTTGGAACAATTTTTCTCATCTGATTTCGGTTGGGTTGCTTGTTTTCAAATCAAGttttcattcttcatttttgttcttgtgatttgttcatctcttgaaTCAGTCCATTCGGAATGTGATTTCAATACAACTGTTACTGATTTGAATTACAATATTGGGCAAAATGCTACAATGAAGTGCAAGCTGCCGGTAAACTTAACTAAATCCAAAACTGATTGTAGAGGAGAAAACTTAAAACGCTTAAAGGACAATATGAAATATGATCGTAGCTTACGCAGTCGAAAGGGTGATTTAGTGTTAACTGTATATAATATCACTATAAATGAttctatgatatatcaatgCGGATACGAAGGGCAGGATTTGAAGATACAATGGATCTGTTGCTTCAATTTGACAATCAGTGAACTTGATAACTCTGAAttggaggaggaagaggaaacACGTACTACCTCTTTTATAATGACGACAGGACATACGACAAGGGACTCTATAATAGAACCTCTAACTGAATCTTCGAATTCACTGATAAATGAATCAATTACGACAACAAATATGGTTACTAGTGAGAAATCAACCAAAGGTGAATTCAACTGCGCATTGAAAAATCAAGCTACATATCAG AATGTTTGCGAAAATGAAAACGTGACGTTTCCTATCATTGAAAACATCAGCAAAGAATGCAACAAATCGGACGATCTCCCATCAG GGAGCAGTTTCATTTTCACCTACCGCAATCTCAGTTGTACATGGAATTGCTTTAAGTTGGATGCATCGTGTAACGAAAGTCACGTCACTAAAGTAAAGAATCCGAGTGATACCAATGAAGACATCGTGAACATTATTTTCTTCATACTCTGTGGTGTGATGATTGTCCTCCTGTCTTTAACTATCTGCCTCTGTTTCTACCTTTTCGCCGACAAAGAAAGAACCGAAAAGGTCAACGCGTCGTCCAATTACTCTCATACCTTGCCAAATGTCCGAGACgtcgaaaagaaaaacaacaataacgTACGACTAACGTCTTTCTCGAGTTGTAAAATTGAAGAAACAGAAGATGTTGATGGTAGTCAAATAGATCATGTCGAAATCAGAACATTGGAGGAAGGATGGGAAACTAATGTAGCCTACGAGACCGTCGATCGGTCACAATGTGAAAGCGATTACGCTGTCCTTGAGGAAGAAACGTTACAAAGTCATGAATCTGACCGCGAGTCATCACCACTGAAATCCAAAGCAGCGGAACCTTATTCGATGCAATCGTTGTACGAAAGTGTGATTGAATAA